The following DNA comes from Henckelia pumila isolate YLH828 unplaced genomic scaffold, ASM3356847v2 CTG_461:::fragment_3, whole genome shotgun sequence.
ATGTTTGTTCTAtgcacatacacacacatatatataaatgagcctcattttatttatgcatggaTTTGTGCAAATTTTTTTAGGTTTCGAATACAATCTATATACACATATTATTATGTAAAAAAAAGACTAGTGTTCAAGTTggtagaataaataaatattttatgaatgatAAGAATCTAAAATATTCGTCTCATAAAAACAACACATGAGATCGtttcaaaaaattttttgtGTAGTACACGAAGTATAATCTCATACACAGATCAAACTTCGGCAAAATATGTATAAAAAAGGTCGAAACCACCCACGAACAACGAATGTATCACCGAAAATctaaaataaatagaaaaagaGGGGTATTGAGATGCTTCCAAAATTAATTGATTTTCCTTGTCCACCAGTTTCTTTTCCACATCAGCATCACATGGTTCCTTTTTCAAGTGCTATATATAAGCAACACTACGATTGGTGGAATACACGTAATGCCATTTAATTTTTAGCCTCTTGCAAGTGTAATATTATTCAAACAAAGATGTCACATAATTTCAATagcaaaaaataaaagaaaagaaaatgtcACATCAAAATTGTTCCCCAAAAGACACATTCTTACCTAGCTTCCACGGAATTACACACAAATTTTcatcaataaattaattagttCGAGGTATGCAATATAATATTGTGTACGTgctaaaatttatataaaattgtaTTAGGTTAATCACTTATATAGTTTATCCGATATAAGAATTCAAGTTTGGGGATGTATATATTTTGGAGttggaaaattaaatttattgtaattatATAAATCTTGAAACCAATTCATACTTTGAAAATGGAGGGAGACGAAGAGCTTTACTTTGGGTCTATCATTTTACAAAAAACCCGGAAGAATAATTAAATTGCAAAAATTAAATACGAGGGaagaaaattatttatttttaaaaatctaagTATTAAACATATAATTTTCCAATAGTTTGTCTGCAAACTAATAGATTAAAGAGTGAAAAATGAAAAGTAAAACCTTTTTAAAAGGTGCCAAGTTCATATCTGCTGATTTTCTTTGACATCAACTCTTTTTAGTTTTTGTTGGGTTTCAATATTTACTTTTTTCTTCTTAGGCTCGGTTTGGCTTCACTAACTTTCCCTTATTTCACTCGTGAAATCCCCTTTTTCCAAGTACATTAAGATTGTATTTACTcctttggaattttttttcgaATTTATTTTCATTATAAAATAAGTTAAatcgaagaaattcaaattctacTCATTTACTCTATAATTATGCTAATTACAATAGATTTCAAATATCCCTAATATTATAgttatagtataaataaatagGATGCaagtaataaattaaattgaagaaattaaaattcaaagCACCGATATTTATATAGTATTTCATATTAATTAGGatgaatttaaatttctttcaaTAACAATGTCATTTAAAATGCATTCATGactttatatataaattataactAATAAGTTGTTAAAAATATAAGTATAGTAGAAATTTATAGATTTGAAATCTACTAATACAAGCCCAACCTAATAGTTATTCATATGATAATTTGATTATAAAATATAGCTAATCAGAGATCATATTAATTAGTTTTTGTAGGAaataaatcactcaaaaaatTGCCACCCTCTGAACACCAATTAAATCCAAGGCGACATTAAATAATATCGAGTGAATCTTGAGGGATGTGACATGAACCAGATCCACCACACAAAAAACCAATTGAAACTCAAATTTATTTAACTTCTTTTTATGGCATATCCATGAAAAATCCACCAAGTTTGTGAACATGTGGGATCCCATTACTACTTGTACAAATTTTGTAAAGGTGCGGAGTAAGGAAAATGCCTAAACAAATATGATTATTTCTTCGAAGACTAGATACCAAATTTACTTTTTAaactttacaaaaaaaaaaaaaaaactaataaattATTGTGACCGGTGTAGCCCCTTTTCGTTCAAGAAAACTTTCAAGGAACTTACACAAATGTCACAAATTGAGTTCCcacattttatttcttttaattgAAAATACATTCCATATTACATCGCGATGATTAAACACGCGGAACGTTTAACCAATAAAGCTAAGCATTATATTTCTTAGGCTACGTTTGTATCGAAAGATTTGATTTCTTATATATTCAGACGCACAAACATCCGTAAACACGAGATCGAAAATATTCCTTCTCATCCAATATGCTTTATTAAATGATTATTTCGAACTAGATCAAAACAAAATGAGGAGTCCTTAGTTGTCTTATTTTTAGTGTCTATCCATatgaatttatatattttaaaatatctatATTATTCAACAAAAATGTTGttatcaaaatataaattataatattttttttatgaaaaaaagaGAGTGAATATTGCTGCATGCTTTGTCGATTTATCTTACTGGTAGATTTTGTCCAAACAAATGAGGTCCACTATGCCTGTATCTCATAAtgacatgaaattgttggggcATTAGTTGTGGTGTGCGTAGTTTCTACTTGGGAATTGACACTCCCGCAACCAGTCAGATTCACTCAACAAAAGTATCTACACCCCATGATGCTCGACTCCTGAGTGTTGGACAAAAAGACATAAATAGTATTCAATTTACTTTTCATAATTTCAGAAGGGACTAATTGCATTAATCTCTtatgtgaaaagtctaaaaatcataaaattcctaaaaaatattaataggcaAATGCATCaatcagttttttaaaatgtagcacatttcacccctatgttatacaaacccgggcacatttataccctatCATAGggatttttatgctaatttttttaaaacatagggtctaatatgctattaattttacacaggaTGTTTATGCCTTTTAAACTTTTACAATTAGCCCTttcaaaacatatatatatagagttttgctatcctgcccacccaccgtgcccacctaatgtgcccaccatgaggtggcactcaactattggacgcacaattcatcacatccaatagttgagtgccacatcatggtgggcacattaggtgggcacggtgggtgggcaggatagcaaaattgtatatatatatatatatatatatttaaaaaaaaagcaaTCTCCGGATCAAAATTCAATTCACAAAGTAATCCTACGTTGGAATGGGTCACCGTATACTTTTTTAAGGCATTACTGTTTGCTCGAAACTTTTCCAAACACTATTTAAATTAAATCACCGTATACTTGGTTCCCAAAAAATGTGACGTCCCGAGACTCGCCTCAAGCCCGAGCTTGTGCCCATGGTTGAAATGGTGCCGTGAAACTGACCGTTGACTAGACGTGCCGCCGAGTTGAATGAAATCACAGCCGCGTAATCGACCGGAAGGATGAGATGGGAATGCGTCCATCTTAAAGGCGTGGTCTTTCAAGGATATATACAATCAGGACCATTAGATAGTGATTGGATGAATTAGATTCATCAACAACAAAAGGGGAAATATTTTGCATTTTAAAATGTAAATAAAGATAAGActgaaatattttcttaaaaaataaaataatatcttactatcttattaaagatTAAAGAAGAGCATCACATagtaatcaaattaaaattaatttggtgaAGCCAAAGACGAAaaatctcttttaaaaaaataaaatctctatCTCTATTTTAAACTTTATCTGTTCATTATAATCTTGAGtttgtgattttatttatttttaaatttaaattgatttgaaacaaagatataatacatatatacaataaataatattcatattttaatcacacacgcaactcattttattttcaaatttaaattgatttgtaataaacatataatatgtatacaataaataatattaatatttcaaTCGCACATGCAACGCGTGTGCAGACGActaataattataatttcaaataaagctTCACAAAATCAATTAACAATGAGTTAATATGGGAGCATCTCAATTTTAATTAATACCTTAGATAGAATGATGAACATATTAATCTATATATAGTACTCTATATatagatttaattaaaattgaGATGCAAACGTTATCCAGAATAATGTATGATTTAGCAGCCAGTCAGAGTGCATTAATTTgagttaatttaattaagttggATGACACAAATTAAGAGGAACTTTGCAAAAGTCTCTTGGGAAAATTGCTAACCCCATGTGCAAGTTGTGAGATATTTTTCCATTAGAAAATTGCAAAGTTTTGCCGACTAATCTCAATTCCTTTCTCATAAGAATGGAGTAAAATCTTGTCACCATGATTCGAGTTTGAAAGTTAATGTCTCAAAATcctaattttatataaaaaaaaaaactctgttTATTCGTAAGATGAATCAACCtgtctttttgtttttgtttttgttttttgtttttttagatGGTTGAATATGAGTATTTATACGCAAAAGTAATTTGATGTTATTTGTATGTTTAAATCCAtgataattaattatgttgCTTTGATCTTAAGTAAAACGAGAATGAAATAGGGAAGTGGGTCAAAAGTGAGGCAAAAACATATTTACATCTCAATTCTTAGCTTTGGGGGAAACAATATGGTCCAAAGcaaatatcaaatcaaactcCCGAAAAGCTATATATAAAGCACACATGAAAGCCACAATTTTCCATGATAATGACTTCTTCTTTTTCCCTTTCCTTCCTTTGTCTCTTTAAATTTGTGAATTTTCACAATCTTAATGATCATACCTACTTAGTTGCAACATTGTTTTAACGTGGTCCTTTGCTTTTAGATTCATATGCTAAACAAACACTTTTACTTTTTGGGGCAACTTAAGTGGTCTGTAGGCCTCTGCCCCAGCTTCTCAGATACTAAAATAttccattaattaattagaattttTTGGTGAATCCAACCTTCAATTTACGTGGTGTTTGGAAGAGTTTTTAAATagcacttctcaacttttccTTAACCATGGATAGTGTTTAGAAGAGTTTTTAGGAAGCATTTCTTAGCTTTTCCTTAaattttgtaaataaaaaaCTGAGAAATACTTCTTATAAGCTCTCCCAAAACACTACATATGGTTTGAGATAACTTCTAAGAAGCATTTCTCACCTTCCGTTAATATTgtcattgaaaaaaaaaaaccattgaTAGAGCGCATATAGGGACCAGATTATTGGTgtcaattttgaaaaaaaaaatatttagtaaAGATTGGGATTTTTTAGTAACATTCATTAACCCAAGAAAGTTGAGTAAAAAGATGCGTTTGGATCGACGTTATTAATATACGAAAATTGTCATGAACGAACTTATAATTTCAGAGATATTATTATAAAAGTAAtcgatttttatttaattttttgtcgGTTTCTATGGGTCCATCATTGTATGTATGGATGGTCCCTATCACCATAGAAAATTcactaaaaaaaaagaaagaaaaaagaaaagtgGTAATGAAATGGACTTTCATGTTGCAAGTGGATTATGAATGATGCAGTTGGGCTGTATCTGTTTGATATTGTAGTTTCACATGGATATTCCTGTTGTCTCAACATTCAATGAATCCTGTGCCTCTAATTCACTTGACTGCAACCACCATAGCATATGCTCAATGCATCTCTTTAATGACAAAAATACCCTTCCCGAACCTCAAGATCgtcagtaattttttttttttttttttgtttttgaattcgAATGATGTGCGAGatgtatgttagaaatttacTTGGATTTAACTCACCTAGCTCTCAGAAATTCTATCCTACCGATGTGGAACAATATTTCAACACCAGGAATGAACATCTGAAGCGTTGAGATATTAACGGGTGGCTTAGCTATAGACAACCCAATTATGGGCAATCCAACTCACACGGAGAACTTGAGTTTTGATATCATGTTAGAAattgacttggacctaactcatctcaaaagttagctcaagaggtgagggTTGCCCTTGTCTATATTAAGAGCTCCCAAAAACTCTATCATACCGTTGTGTGACAATATTTCAACAATGTCAAATATCATCGTCATAATAGTAATTAGTGTGCTCGATCTATCTTCTTTGATGACAAAAATACCCTTCTCGGACCGTGAGTCTCAGGAGTTTATACAAGATTTGAAGTATCGACAACATTATGATATCAatgtaaaatatcaaaatcataaaTATGATTGGAGTTTCAGATAAAAGTTAGGACATTTTAAAGTAATCTATAGTCCGTGCATGTGTGGGTGTGTATGGTTCATGTATAGTGGCTTTTTATTGAATGCTTAGTGTTAAAAGATTCATTATTTATTCACTCGATTAAAAGGTACTGAAAATTTTAATGATGTAGAAATAGAATAATCGTTAAAATATGTAAAGTAGTCTTTTTTGTATTAGATTATATGAGAATATAATACTTAATTCGACACATGCAATTGCTAGCGAAATCGAAtatttaaatagataaataaaaatgGTTTAGTTTCCTATCACTATCTTCCTTTCGAGCATATAATTTATTACTTATATTACgtcaattatattaattaaattttacatgCATATCCTAGGAACTAAATTTGATACATCAAGGTGctaatacacatatatatagttCCTAACATACCTTTTAACAACTATTACTATATCCTCATCCTAGAGCTTGTTTCgtatcattttaattttaaaaattcataaatttaaaaattaataaatttcattttaaaatttcttaGAAATTCtaattaatttctcaaattttttgTATGGACCATATGCGTTTGGTGTGCCTGCTAACATTATGACAATTGTAAATGATAAATATGTCAAATTTCCTTTCAtcaaattaacttaataaaatttcaacaaATTTAGCAATATCTTAGAGATTATTACAACATTTCGGCggtatttgttaaaaaaaaaaaaaaaaaaaaaaaggaagtcACATATGTATGTGGGAAAAACCCCGGAATTTCAAGAATTGGAGTGAAATTTGCGGCTAAAAGTTTTATCAAAGTAATTttgtatcaaaaaaaaaataaaaatcaagtgTTTTGAGAGAAGCTTTTACTGAATTTCGGCTAAATATGATGAGCGAACATCAAAGCATGATACGAAATGATTACATACTGTGACAATTAAGCATTTTCCCTCTAATAATTTCTAAGTTTGAAGAAAATATACACAACGTAACCTGAGATGTCCAACTCCAAGTCAGTGTGTAATATATCCAAAGACTATATATGTAGCCCATTTTATAGCAAGACCCATATGTATATTAGGCTCAATGTCAAGAATTAACAGTTATTCTTATGGATAATAAATAGGGGCCGCAACTCGCAAGAGAATGACATCAAAATAACAAGGATCAAAGTCGGCCAGTGAGAAGATGAAGGATAATAAACTGCATCGACACATCGTCAAGATGCTAGTAAAAGGGAGaaactctatttttttttttgttatgacTATTAATCTATTGTCTAGAACGACCAATACATCATCAATATCTCTATATATGCACGCATTGTCCCCGAATATGGCTAATGATCTCTgcattctaaaaaaaattcaagattattatattttcacaacaaaaaaaTGGCAATAAAAGCTGATGCATCAACATCCACAAAAAAACACATATGTGGTGAGCATTAGAGTTCCTCCCCTCCCATGGATTGATGCTCAAGAGTTGTCCTTTTCATTCCCCATTCTTATTTATAAATCATAATTCATATGCAAACAAATGTACACGACAAAACTTGTTTTAAGATAGATAGATTACACATATCCTCATATACCAAGGAAACATTTCAACTGAAAATTGCAATTCACACCCAATTATTATGGGCTTGTCTGATGGAGGAGTTGATGGGGAAGAGATAGTGGGCTTACAAATATCATCAAAACCTTAAGCCCACTCACCTTTGGGTCCGGTTTTATCATACGACGATTCGTCCAGTTAGGAACATTAAAAACCGATGATTTTTCGCTTCTAACTAATACATATAATACATATTATCAAattccacaaaaaaaaaaaaaaaatactattacCATATATGAATGACCCAAATTAGTATGGATCACTACAACCAAGACCGGTatttaattgatgaagttcatTAATAAGTTCCGTCCAACAATGGAAAGCCCACGAGACCTTCCGTACACCTATGAATAAGACACTTCGTCTTCATTTGAAAGGGAAGTACTCATTTTTACATTTTAAGCTTCCTTCATTTGCTCTGGTTTCTAGGTAATACCAACTTGAGCAGAACGTCTGCGCTTCTTAATCTCCGTTTGTGATGTGGATGACGATCCACTATTTTTCTTAAGATTCAAACAAGGCTTGCACGTGTGGATCTGAAAATACCTTGAGAGAGTAATTATCTTGGTATGGACGATAAAACCTTTTTTgttttacataaaaaaaatttctttatttttaaaattaatctcCTATTTTAAAGGAATAAAAAGAATAGTTTTAAAATCATCTAAAAAAATCCATaaagtttattattttattttacttatttctAACATATAAAGATAtacgtatttttttttttggatttatttctgatcgtaaaaaaaaattgtatattatgcCCATTATTTTACGTGCAAAAATAGTAGTATGTAAATCTCATTTGCAATTAGGTTCACATGAATCACATCAACTTCGCCTCCATTTCAAATTCATTATCCAATATTTTTCTTATATCTATGCACGCACAAACAAAACATAGTTGAATAGTATTTAAAGCTCATTAAATTATGATTAATATCAAAATAGTCagctaaaatttaaattatgagAAGATACGAGTACTAGTATTTTGTACATTGTCAGTTGTCTATGCCCAATCATTTATTAATTTGGGACGAGATAATAATGTAATTTCTGTGACCTAAATTTAGGACTTTCGAAGCTTAATCATTAATTGATTtcctttttttgaaaatttgaatccTCTCTAACAATTACACGTACACAAGAGTGGTTTATTTCTCGTTGACAAATTAACATCCCATCTTAAAATcaaatttcattaatttttcaatTGTCAGACTTTAAGGTTATGACAACGTAATGTATTCAATCCCAAGTCCAATTCATTCTAACCACATGAAACTAACTCCTcgattatttaatatttagttCGTCATAGGCTCGACATAATATGTCATTCCATATATTTTTTCTAAAGTTTTGTGGTTATACTCGAGATTAAATAGGTATGTGTTCCATATTTGCTTTATTATTTGTCAGGATCGAGATGCTACTGCTGCTGGTAGACCAGTAGTGAGCTAATACTGTCTTGAAACTAATTTGATAGGGACAGTAACTACTTGTTGTTAGTGAATTCAGTAGTGTGAGTCACTGAACTCTCATTTTTCTTATATCTTCAAGAGTTAACCAACAAATATATTTGTGCACAAGAGGTCAACTATGAAATTTGACTGCATTAGTTGGTTCTACTAGTAAGCAAGAATACAAAGCAGTAAATAATACAGTgttttgtttctggatgttcggagactcaACTGCTTCTACGTCACCCATTTTTTTGGTTCTGCCAAAAGGTactactagaaaactttgagTATTACAACCCTTGCAACATCCCACCTCAGCTAGAACTTACCCTACTGACTATAACTAAGACTCCTAAACTTCAACAAATTAGTTATCGATTGATCTTACACGAGTGTTTTGATCAGTTCACTCAACTTATTAGTTTACAGAGATTGCACAACTCAACACGTAACACAAAGTGATTCTAAGAGATCTGATATGTCTAGATGTGTGTGCTCGTGTTCTTCGACTTTTGTATATGATCTTCAATGTAAGTGTCAAACTCTTCTTGTATGAATATAACAACTGAAAGTGTTCAGTTGCTCTTTGCTAAGTTGTAACTTGTAAGTGGTGTGAGTTCTTGTGAGCCGGTATGTTCTTCTGTTGGTTGTGGTCTCTATTTATAAGTGCAAGATAACGATCATCTTTGATTCAAATGCATCCGTTGATAACTAGCCGTTTTTTTGTCTTTTAGTTCACTGTAAGAAGATACACTATGACAGTGTAAATCTGAGTCTACTCAGTGTACTTAGAGACTTTTAGTTAATAGCTTTAATTGGTTCAGAGCGGGCTTCTGCTGTAATTCTTCTTCTGCTTCTGCTTTTCACTTTTAAGCTTTTCTGCTTCTACTATTCTCTACTTTTACTTCTGCTTCTGTTTCGCAGTTTCTATTTCTGTTGTTGATGTTCACAGTTATTTTGTTCaacatcaaaacttaaatatttgattttataacagcattttttgtcattttcttcacaaaatcatggacatatatttttttttgggacACATAATTTCGTTAATatttgaagagaaaaaaaaaatcaatccttGAAAAATGCTACTACAAGGTTcagattatattatatattattaagtcATCATTACATCACAACTTTGAGACCAAATGGATTTCGTTCACAATTACAAACCCAATGCAAAAACGGCAAGTGTGAAAATCATCACTAAAAAGCGTgctatttatttagtttttgaAAACGAAAACATATCCTTCAACAACTTAAACACGGGAATGGATCCCCTACCCTTAAACACGTGGTCACAACCCATATCTCTCGATTGCAGCCGACCAAAATTGGGTCACGCGAGATCTCTCTCACAAAATTATAAGGTCATGTGAAAAATTTTCATatgaatttttgtttaattatattACACATTATAATTCACGTAGTTTAAAAGAATTGAATATAAATGTTCGATTGATAGTAATATCGCGATATTAATTTCGTTGAGATTTTCAACATCGTAGGCCACCCACCGCAGCACACCTGTCATTTTGCTACACTTTGATTTCCCACACAAAAATGTTAATAAAACAAGTCTGCTTAGCTTCTTTCCCTCCAATCACTCGTAAACAATATTATGCAAGATTAATTATTGCGCCTCGAAATCAATGGCACAATATTCCTTTTGTATTTCCTCCGTGTACTGTGTTGTCTATATTGGAGTGCTTTTCAGACCCATATCAGCTGGCCCGGTTGCCCCGGGTTCGAGATTATTTACGAGCCAGAACCAAGCATGGATATCTGATAATGGGAGTTTTGCTTTCGGGCTCACACCAGTGGATTCAGTAAACGATGAATTTGAACTGGGAGTATGGTTTCAGCAGCTTCCTGGAGATCGCACTATTGTTTGGTCAGCTAATGCGTAAGTCCTGTAGTCCGATACAATCTAGATGTATTTGTACGAGATGTTTGAATGAAATATGTGATTGTTTGAAATGTcagaagaatatatatataagcaacAACTACAAATATATTACTTGGGATATGTTGCTCGTGTAAGCTAGATTTAACCAAagtataatatttgattttctATGGAAATTGATGAATTTACCCAGtatatgaatttttggaaacACAAAAAAAAGAAACTTGGTGATTGGAGAATTGGattacatataattttttcttcTGTTTTTTTCTCCATCATTGTAATAGAAACTCTCCAGTCAGCAAAGATGCAATCTTGGATTTCGACCGCAGCGGCAATCTGGTGCTTAACGACAGAGGAACTACGGTCTGGGCGTCGAATACATCCGATCATGGCGTTGAAACGGCGGTCATGTCTGAAAATGGCAACTTCATTCTATACGGGACAAATCGAAGCATTGTCTGGCAAAGCTTTTCACATCCCTCTGATACACTGTTACCTGGACAACCTTTGACGGTTTTTCTAGAGCTCAAGTCTTCTAGATCACCGGCACACGGCGGATTTTATACAATGAAAATGTTACAGCAGCCTAATTCTCTGAATTTGGCTCTGACATATAATGTACCTGAGGTGCATGAGACCTCTGTGGAGTCATATGCAAATTATTCCTATTGGCCAGGACCTAATGTATCAAATGTAACAGGGGAGGTCACGGCGGTTTTAGATGAAGGAGGGAGTTTCGGGATAATCTATGGGTCGTCGTCCGAAGGAGCAGTGTATGTGTACAAGAATGAGAATGACAATGGTACATTATCCTTGGCTAGAAACCAATCAACTGCTCCTTCAGTTCTGAGGAGATTGATTCTTGAAGCTAATGGTAATCTGCGGATATATCGATGGGACAACGATGTTAACGGGTCGAGACAATGGGTTTCAGAATGGGCAGCTGTCTCAAAGCCATGTGAGATTGCTGGTATTTGTGGCAATGGGATATGCAATCTAGGAATGAGCAAGTCTAATGCTTCTTGCAGATGCTTGCCAGGGACTTTCGAAGCGAACAACAATGATAACTGCTCCGGAAACTCATCGTTGACAGGGAAATGTAGCGCTCATCGCGGGAATATAACGTCCCAGTTCAAGATTGAAACGGTTCAGCAAACCAATTATTTCTACTCAGATTCATCAGTCATAGCGAATTACAGCGATATTGTGTCGGAAGCCAAGTGTGGCGATGTCTGCTTATCAGACTGCGAATGCGTTGCCTCAGTTTACGGGctaaatgaagagaaaccataTTGTTGGCTTTTAAGAAGCTTGGAGTTTGGAGGATACCAGGATCCTGGCTCAACACTGTTTGTGAAAGTTGAATCCAATGGCAATTCGACCGACGACTCGCCACATGGATTGAGCGATAAGAAGAAAAAAATCCTGGTGCTTCCTATTGTTCTGAGCATGACAGTTTTGATACTTCTGCTCTATTGCTTACTGTACGCAATCGTTCGTCGAAAAAGGAGTTTAAAGAAAGCCCTTGAGAATTCTTTAATCTTATCAGGAGCTCCAGTTGGTTTTAGTTATAGAGATTTACAAAGCAAGACAGCCAACTTTTCCGAATTGCTGGGAAcaggtatttttttttttaataccgGAAAGAGTACttaaaatgaaaaattttaCAGTTCAGGGGTGGTTCTAAGTTTTCATGCAATCAATTGTTATTTGGCAGGTGGATTTGGCAGTGTGTACAAGGGAAGCCTCAGCGACGGAACGCTGGTTGCTGTAAAAAAGCTCGACAGGATCTTACCCCATGGAGAGAAAGAGTTTATCACTGAGGTAAATACAATCGGCTCAATGCATCACATGAACTTGGTTCGGTTACGCGGATATTGCTCGGAGGGGAAACAGAGGTGTGTATAGTGACTGTGACTCTGTATATTTGCTATGTAGTGTGACACATTTCTCAATAGTTTTGTTGTGAAAATATGAATCCACAGGCTTCTAGTGTACGAGTTCATGAAAAATGGGTCATTGGACAAGTGGATATTCCATTCACATAATTTTCGAGAGACACAGGACAGATTGCTGGATTGGCCAACTCGTTATCAAGTAGCTCTTGGCACTGCGAAAGGGATCGCATACTTCCACGAGCAATGTCGTGACAGGATAATACACTGCGACATCAAGCCAGAAAACATCCTGTTAGATGAGGATTTTTGTCCAAAAGTATCAGATTTCGGACTGGCGAAATTGATGGGCAGAGAACATTCTCATGTGGTCACAATGGTGAGAGGGACCAGAGGCTACTTAGCCCCGGAATGGGTCAGTAATCGTCCCATCACCGTAAAGGCCGACGTTTACAGCTATGGGATGCTTCTATTAGAGATCATTGGCGGCAGAAGGAATCTAGACATG
Coding sequences within:
- the LOC140871656 gene encoding G-type lectin S-receptor-like serine/threonine-protein kinase At5g24080 isoform X1, whose translation is MNLNWEYGFSSFLEIALLFGQLMLSKDAILDFDRSGNLVLNDRGTTVWASNTSDHGVETAVMSENGNFILYGTNRSIVWQSFSHPSDTLLPGQPLTVFLELKSSRSPAHGGFYTMKMLQQPNSLNLALTYNVPEVHETSVESYANYSYWPGPNVSNVTGEVTAVLDEGGSFGIIYGSSSEGAVYVYKNENDNGTLSLARNQSTAPSVLRRLILEANGNLRIYRWDNDVNGSRQWVSEWAAVSKPCEIAGICGNGICNLGMSKSNASCRCLPGTFEANNNDNCSGNSSLTGKCSAHRGNITSQFKIETVQQTNYFYSDSSVIANYSDIVSEAKCGDVCLSDCECVASVYGLNEEKPYCWLLRSLEFGGYQDPGSTLFVKVESNGNSTDDSPHGLSDKKKKILVLPIVLSMTVLILLLYCLLYAIVRRKRSLKKALENSLILSGAPVGFSYRDLQSKTANFSELLGTGGFGSVYKGSLSDGTLVAVKKLDRILPHGEKEFITEVNTIGSMHHMNLVRLRGYCSEGKQRLLVYEFMKNGSLDKWIFHSHNFRETQDRLLDWPTRYQVALGTAKGIAYFHEQCRDRIIHCDIKPENILLDEDFCPKVSDFGLAKLMGREHSHVVTMVRGTRGYLAPEWVSNRPITVKADVYSYGMLLLEIIGGRRNLDMSFDVEDFFYPGWAFKAITSGTPLKVADRRLEGSVEEEELFRALKIAFWCIQDEIHMRPTMGEVVTMLEGSIHINMPPIPHAVSELIEEGLDHVHKAMRRELNQGSSFTTTATTTTTTTTTHPSSRATCSHSTLSPR
- the LOC140871656 gene encoding G-type lectin S-receptor-like serine/threonine-protein kinase At5g24080 isoform X2, translating into MSENGNFILYGTNRSIVWQSFSHPSDTLLPGQPLTVFLELKSSRSPAHGGFYTMKMLQQPNSLNLALTYNVPEVHETSVESYANYSYWPGPNVSNVTGEVTAVLDEGGSFGIIYGSSSEGAVYVYKNENDNGTLSLARNQSTAPSVLRRLILEANGNLRIYRWDNDVNGSRQWVSEWAAVSKPCEIAGICGNGICNLGMSKSNASCRCLPGTFEANNNDNCSGNSSLTGKCSAHRGNITSQFKIETVQQTNYFYSDSSVIANYSDIVSEAKCGDVCLSDCECVASVYGLNEEKPYCWLLRSLEFGGYQDPGSTLFVKVESNGNSTDDSPHGLSDKKKKILVLPIVLSMTVLILLLYCLLYAIVRRKRSLKKALENSLILSGAPVGFSYRDLQSKTANFSELLGTGGFGSVYKGSLSDGTLVAVKKLDRILPHGEKEFITEVNTIGSMHHMNLVRLRGYCSEGKQRLLVYEFMKNGSLDKWIFHSHNFRETQDRLLDWPTRYQVALGTAKGIAYFHEQCRDRIIHCDIKPENILLDEDFCPKVSDFGLAKLMGREHSHVVTMVRGTRGYLAPEWVSNRPITVKADVYSYGMLLLEIIGGRRNLDMSFDVEDFFYPGWAFKAITSGTPLKVADRRLEGSVEEEELFRALKIAFWCIQDEIHMRPTMGEVVTMLEGSIHINMPPIPHAVSELIEEGLDHVHKAMRRELNQGSSFTTTATTTTTTTTTHPSSRATCSHSTLSPR